A genomic region of Pyrus communis chromosome 14, drPyrComm1.1, whole genome shotgun sequence contains the following coding sequences:
- the LOC137715750 gene encoding uncharacterized protein: MEGLGSRLGRASSRYGQTTTVFNGPVRRWKKRWVHVSSSSPSLTYQNPHSQSNNNGNSSRLVLCRWTPISPANSPAEPAAAPDEPPCRKFRYTPLSVVEEQKMGIQKKVGDAEKTSEVDESVTPSDDMHGKPNIDQIMKEQDEELDENQSGVQDSNRSHLDLDLGLKGHSSNLDLMVQMKKGSSERFWLD, from the exons ATGGAAGGACTCGGGTCGAGATTGGGCAGGGCGTCCTCTAGGTATGGCCAGACAACCACCGTCTTCAACGGCCCCGTCCGGAGGTGGAAGAAGAGGTGGGTCCACGTGTCCTCTTCATCCCCTTCCCTTACTTACCAAAACCCTCACTCCCAATCCAACAACAACGGCAATAGCTCTCGCCTCGTCCTCTGCCGCTGGACCCCAATCTCTCCCGCCAACTCCCCCGCCGAACCTGCCGCCGCTCCGGATGAGCCCCCGTGCCGGAAGTTCCGCTACACGCCC CTTTCTGTGGTAGAGGAACAGAAAATGGGAATTCAGAAAAAGGTTGGAGATGCTGAGAAAACTAGTGAGGTTGATGAATCAGTTACCCCGAGTGATGACATGCATGGGAAACCAAACATTGATCAAATTATGAAGGAACAAGATGAG GAGTTGGACGAGAACCAATCTGGCGTGCAGGATTCAAACAGAAGCCATCTGGATTTAGATTTGGGCTTGAAAGGTCACAGTTCCAATCTTGATTTAATGGTTCAGATGAAGAAAGGAAGCTCAGAGAGATTTTGGTTGGATTGA